One Deltaproteobacteria bacterium DNA segment encodes these proteins:
- the ligA gene encoding NAD-dependent DNA ligase LigA: MDEIQKEIKELREKIRYHNYRYYVLDDPEISDAEYDRLFRRLLELEKAHPEWVTPDSPTQRVGAEPQRAFSQVRHRQPMLSLENGFSDQDIRDFEIRIRRFLGGETGFTYTVEPKMDGLAVELVYEEGHLVAASTRGDGIVGEDVTANVKTIMSVPLVLTPNPGAPPVPELLEVRGEVYMEIEAFHELNRKNLSRNLPPFANPRNAAAGSLRQLDPRVTAKRPLNMFCYGIGELRGIRFQTHLELMAALQQWGLRVNRPYLRECKDIEEVIDYCHELERVRSQFPFEIDGAVIKINQLALQARLGEKSRTPRWALAYKFKPTQETTRIRKIVVQVGRTGALTPVAQLDPVEVGGVTVRRATLHNQEEIQKKDIREGDTVIVQRAGDVIPEVVKVIASKRTGKERPFRMPTHCPVCGAALEKTPGEVVLRCPNLACPAQVRASLRHFVSKGAMDIEGLGEKTVNQLIQRRKVKEPADLYQLTMDDLLELDGFARKSAENLLRAIRKSKVTTLARFIYALGIRHVGEHIARRLAEVFGSLDRLMEASEEDLIAVNEIGPHIAESVSSYFEDEGNRRHVERLLRAGIRFEDVAARGADLSGKTFVLTGTLKSMIRSEAKERILERGGRVASSVSRNTDYLVAGESPGSKLQRARELGIPLLNEEAFLRLLEGKNG; this comes from the coding sequence ATGGACGAGATCCAAAAAGAGATCAAGGAACTGCGTGAGAAGATCCGGTATCACAACTACCGGTATTATGTTTTGGACGATCCGGAGATCTCCGATGCAGAATATGACCGCCTTTTCAGACGCCTACTGGAACTGGAAAAGGCCCACCCCGAATGGGTGACCCCGGATTCCCCCACCCAGCGGGTGGGAGCTGAACCCCAAAGGGCCTTTTCCCAGGTCAGGCACCGTCAACCCATGTTGAGCCTGGAGAACGGATTTTCCGATCAGGATATCCGGGACTTCGAGATCCGTATCAGGCGGTTCCTGGGTGGAGAAACGGGATTCACCTATACGGTTGAACCCAAGATGGACGGGCTGGCAGTCGAACTGGTTTACGAAGAGGGACACCTCGTAGCGGCTTCCACCAGGGGGGATGGTATTGTAGGAGAGGATGTCACAGCAAACGTGAAGACCATCATGAGTGTCCCCCTGGTACTCACTCCCAACCCGGGTGCGCCCCCTGTCCCTGAACTCCTGGAAGTCAGGGGAGAGGTCTACATGGAGATTGAGGCCTTTCACGAACTCAACCGCAAGAACCTCTCCCGGAATCTCCCTCCCTTCGCCAACCCGAGGAACGCGGCGGCCGGTTCCCTCAGGCAATTGGACCCGAGGGTTACAGCCAAGAGGCCTCTCAACATGTTCTGCTATGGAATCGGTGAATTGAGGGGCATCCGTTTTCAGACCCACCTGGAGTTGATGGCGGCCTTGCAACAATGGGGACTGAGGGTCAACCGGCCCTACCTTCGGGAATGCAAGGATATCGAAGAGGTGATCGACTACTGTCATGAACTTGAAAGAGTTCGGTCTCAGTTTCCTTTCGAGATCGACGGGGCGGTCATCAAGATCAATCAACTCGCCCTCCAGGCCCGCCTTGGAGAGAAATCCCGCACCCCTCGATGGGCTTTGGCCTATAAATTTAAACCCACCCAGGAGACGACCAGGATACGCAAGATCGTTGTTCAGGTGGGACGCACAGGCGCCCTCACCCCCGTGGCCCAGCTCGATCCGGTGGAAGTGGGCGGGGTTACGGTAAGGCGCGCAACCCTTCACAACCAGGAAGAGATCCAGAAAAAGGACATCCGGGAAGGCGATACGGTGATCGTTCAAAGGGCCGGTGACGTAATACCGGAAGTGGTCAAGGTCATTGCCTCGAAAAGGACGGGCAAGGAAAGACCCTTCAGAATGCCCACCCATTGTCCCGTGTGCGGGGCGGCCCTGGAAAAGACTCCGGGAGAGGTAGTCCTGCGGTGCCCGAATCTCGCCTGTCCGGCGCAGGTACGGGCATCTTTGCGGCATTTCGTCTCCAAGGGAGCCATGGACATTGAGGGGCTGGGGGAAAAGACTGTAAACCAGTTGATTCAAAGGCGAAAGGTGAAGGAGCCTGCGGATTTATATCAATTGACCATGGACGACCTCCTGGAACTGGATGGATTTGCGCGGAAATCCGCTGAAAACCTGTTGCGGGCCATCCGAAAAAGCAAGGTCACCACATTGGCCAGGTTCATTTATGCCTTGGGGATCAGGCACGTGGGGGAACACATCGCCCGCCGACTCGCAGAGGTCTTCGGATCCCTTGACCGTCTGATGGAAGCAAGTGAAGAGGACCTCATCGCAGTAAACGAAATCGGGCCCCATATCGCAGAAAGCGTTTCCTCTTATTTTGAAGATGAGGGCAACAGGCGTCACGTGGAGCGTCTGCTGCGGGCGGGTATCCGCTTCGAGGATGTTGCGGCCCGGGGCGCGGACCTTTCAGGAAAGACCTTTGTTCTTACCGGAACCCTTAAATCCATGATCCGCTCCGAGGCCAAGGAACGGATCCTGGAAAGGGGAGGGCGGGTTGCATCATCCGTAAGCCGCAACACCGACTACCTAGTTGCGGGAGAATCGCCCGGCTCCAAGCTCCAGAGGGCCCGGGAACTGGGGATTCCCCTTTTGAATGAGGAAGCCTTCCTCAGGCTCCTGGAAGGAAAGAATGGGTAA
- the ffh gene encoding signal recognition particle protein, which yields MFESLSEKLNKTFKQLRGHGRLTEKNIQDALKEVRLALLEADVNYKVVKKFVEDIRHKALGQEVLESLTPGQQVIKIVHGELTRLMGESLVELNLTGRTPFPLMLVGLQGSGKTTTAAKMALFLRKRGRHPYLVPADVYRPAAIDQLSKLGAQLQVPVHPSETGKRPEDLCTEALSRSGSVGADVLLIDTAGRLHIDEALMAELERIRERIHPVEILLVADAMTGQDAVNVAKRFNEALGITGVILTKMEGDARGGAALSLRAVTGKPVKFIGVGEKLDALEPFFPDRMASRILGMGDVLTLIEKAQSAFDEKEARRLEKRLKKREFDLEDFQKQLKQIKKLGSLEQIIGMIPGMGQLKQLKKMKPDEKELVKIEAIINSMTKEERRHFKIINGSRRKRIARGSGTTVQDVNRLLKNFAQTKKMMERFTKKGIPDMTALFR from the coding sequence ATGTTCGAAAGTCTTTCAGAAAAACTGAACAAGACCTTCAAGCAACTGAGAGGGCACGGGAGGCTAACCGAGAAGAACATCCAGGATGCCCTGAAAGAGGTCAGGCTTGCACTTCTTGAGGCGGATGTCAACTACAAGGTCGTCAAGAAGTTTGTGGAGGATATCCGACACAAGGCCCTCGGGCAAGAAGTCCTTGAGAGCCTGACCCCGGGACAGCAGGTCATCAAGATCGTCCATGGGGAACTGACCCGCTTGATGGGGGAGAGCCTGGTAGAGCTCAACCTTACGGGGAGGACTCCGTTTCCCTTGATGCTGGTGGGGCTCCAGGGTTCGGGTAAAACCACCACGGCGGCCAAGATGGCCCTCTTCTTGCGGAAAAGGGGGAGGCATCCCTACCTCGTACCGGCCGATGTTTATCGCCCGGCTGCGATCGACCAACTTTCAAAGCTGGGAGCCCAGCTTCAGGTGCCGGTTCATCCTTCGGAGACGGGAAAAAGGCCCGAGGATCTTTGTACCGAGGCCCTCAGCAGGTCAGGGAGTGTGGGAGCGGACGTCCTTCTTATCGACACAGCGGGCCGACTCCATATCGACGAAGCACTTATGGCAGAACTGGAGAGGATCAGGGAGCGTATTCACCCCGTGGAGATCCTGCTCGTGGCTGATGCCATGACCGGTCAAGATGCGGTCAACGTAGCCAAGCGGTTCAACGAAGCCTTGGGGATCACCGGCGTCATCCTCACCAAGATGGAGGGAGATGCAAGGGGTGGAGCGGCCCTTTCCCTGAGAGCAGTGACCGGCAAGCCCGTCAAATTCATCGGAGTGGGGGAGAAACTCGATGCCCTCGAACCCTTTTTTCCCGATCGAATGGCCTCCAGGATCCTGGGGATGGGCGACGTTCTCACCCTGATCGAAAAGGCCCAAAGCGCCTTTGACGAAAAAGAGGCCAGGAGGTTAGAGAAAAGGCTAAAGAAAAGGGAATTCGACTTAGAGGACTTTCAAAAACAATTGAAGCAGATTAAGAAGCTGGGTTCACTGGAGCAAATCATCGGCATGATCCCGGGGATGGGGCAACTCAAACAACTGAAAAAGATGAAACCCGACGAGAAGGAATTGGTCAAAATCGAGGCCATTATCAATTCCATGACCAAAGAGGAGAGGCGACATTTCAAAATCATAAATGGGAGCAGGAGAAAACGGATAGCACGTGGAAGTGGAACGACCGTCCAGGACGTGAATCGGCTTCTTAAAAACTTCGCTCAAACAAAGAAGATGATGGAACGATTCACCAAGAAGGGCATTCCGGACATGACCGCGTTATTTCGATAA
- the recN gene encoding DNA repair protein RecN gives MLVQLTISNFAIINHLEIHFKEGLNILSGETGAGKSIIINAVNLILGGRASSDLIRTGAPEARVEALFHLPRSHPAGDLLKEFGIPFDEEILVKRIISREGRNRIAINGSLATLHMLSRIGSLLVSISGQHEHQSLLKPENHLYILDAFGGLTDEREAIGEIFGDYRRLKETIHLLEKEIELGEEKLELARFQVTEIDRAEIHEGEDQDLEEEKKRLRYAEQLMNAMGEAYRILYEDKDAVISRLSHCVKELEKGSEIDGRLEPIRDAVASASVELEEAAFDLRELRQRVFNDPHRLEEVEERLQILNRLKRKYGPTLGDVLRHRERISLSEENLARKKEELREIHRESADREQELLSRAASISEKRKKVAMGIEKAVKRELAMLGMKGTRFQVGFETLKEIGDPGAGSRIEAIGPDGWDRVEFLISPNIGEELRPLSKIASGGELSRVMLALKTILARSASVETIIFDEVDAGIGGATAEVVGEKLQSLARYHQLLCISHLHQIASKGTTHFLVEKKVTAGRTQTVISELDEEGRVKEIARMLGGKTVSSRALAHARELLDQGH, from the coding sequence ATGCTCGTTCAACTGACAATCTCAAATTTCGCCATCATCAATCACCTGGAGATTCATTTCAAGGAGGGGCTCAATATCCTTTCCGGGGAGACCGGTGCCGGCAAATCCATTATCATCAATGCCGTAAACCTGATTCTGGGCGGGAGGGCATCAAGCGATCTCATCCGGACCGGTGCCCCTGAAGCCCGAGTCGAAGCCCTCTTCCACCTGCCCCGAAGCCATCCTGCTGGAGATCTTCTCAAGGAATTCGGAATTCCCTTTGATGAAGAAATTCTGGTCAAGCGAATCATATCACGAGAAGGCCGAAACAGGATCGCGATCAACGGCTCCCTGGCCACCCTGCATATGCTGAGTCGAATCGGATCCCTTTTGGTCAGCATCTCCGGGCAACATGAGCACCAGTCCCTCCTAAAACCGGAAAATCATCTTTACATCCTGGATGCCTTTGGTGGGCTCACGGATGAAAGGGAGGCCATTGGAGAAATTTTCGGGGATTACCGAAGGTTGAAAGAAACCATCCATTTGCTCGAAAAGGAAATAGAGCTGGGAGAAGAAAAGCTGGAATTGGCCCGATTTCAGGTTACCGAAATCGATCGGGCGGAGATCCATGAAGGAGAGGACCAGGACCTTGAAGAGGAGAAAAAACGCCTGCGTTACGCTGAACAGCTCATGAATGCCATGGGTGAGGCCTATCGTATCCTTTACGAAGACAAAGATGCGGTGATCTCCCGGCTTTCCCATTGCGTCAAGGAACTGGAAAAGGGATCCGAGATCGACGGGAGGCTCGAACCCATAAGAGACGCCGTTGCCTCTGCCAGCGTGGAACTCGAAGAAGCGGCTTTCGATCTGAGAGAACTCCGGCAAAGGGTCTTCAACGATCCCCATCGCCTTGAGGAAGTGGAAGAACGTCTGCAAATCCTCAACAGGCTCAAGAGGAAATACGGCCCCACCCTCGGGGACGTGTTGCGGCACAGGGAGCGGATCTCCCTTTCCGAGGAAAACCTTGCCCGAAAAAAAGAGGAACTCCGGGAGATCCACCGGGAATCGGCGGATAGGGAACAGGAACTTCTCTCCCGGGCTGCTTCCATTTCCGAAAAGAGGAAGAAGGTCGCCATGGGAATCGAGAAAGCGGTAAAACGGGAACTCGCCATGCTGGGCATGAAAGGCACCCGTTTCCAGGTGGGTTTCGAAACCTTGAAAGAGATTGGAGATCCGGGAGCCGGAAGTCGGATTGAAGCCATCGGGCCCGATGGTTGGGACAGGGTCGAATTCCTCATCTCTCCGAATATCGGGGAGGAGTTGAGGCCCCTGTCCAAGATCGCTTCAGGAGGAGAACTGTCCAGGGTCATGCTGGCCCTGAAGACGATCCTAGCCCGGAGCGCCTCAGTAGAAACGATTATTTTCGATGAGGTGGATGCCGGTATCGGCGGAGCGACCGCGGAGGTCGTGGGGGAAAAACTGCAGTCTCTGGCCCGGTACCATCAACTGCTCTGCATCAGCCACCTCCATCAGATCGCGAGCAAGGGGACCACCCATTTCCTGGTGGAAAAAAAGGTGACGGCCGGCAGGACCCAGACCGTGATCTCGGAACTGGACGAGGAGGGCCGTGTAAAGGAGATCGCCCGGATGCTCGGAGGGAAAACCGTATCTTCAAGGGCCTTGGCCCATGCGAGGGAACTCCTGGATCAAGGCCATTGA
- a CDS encoding nucleoside phosphorylase, translating to MITTSAEDGIITPRKSRTDPSLGQEVLMALTGPDLRAFTRLEGIEGSECFHLDFFKLYRHRIRGKIFPVAGPFLGAPQAAMGLEKLIALGARRIWVLGWCGSLCPELRIGDLVVPVEGIPEEGTSQHYPAGEGGPRADPELTGLLTGALEGRGYHYKKGAVWSTDAPFRETPSKVKAYGEMGVLAVDMEMTALMSVALFRGVQLGGLLVVSDELFALKWHRGFHEPRFKGSLKLARGMLLELLERPSGLEKSFEVSL from the coding sequence ATGATTACAACATCAGCTGAAGATGGCATTATCACCCCAAGGAAATCCAGGACCGATCCCTCCCTGGGGCAGGAGGTCCTCATGGCCTTGACAGGGCCGGACCTCAGAGCCTTCACCCGCCTTGAGGGAATCGAGGGCAGCGAATGTTTTCATCTGGATTTCTTTAAATTGTACCGTCATCGGATCAGGGGGAAAATCTTCCCCGTTGCAGGTCCCTTTTTAGGGGCTCCCCAGGCGGCCATGGGCCTTGAAAAGCTAATTGCCCTGGGGGCCCGGAGAATCTGGGTCCTTGGCTGGTGCGGCTCTCTTTGTCCGGAATTGCGTATCGGAGATCTTGTGGTTCCCGTTGAGGGGATCCCCGAGGAAGGTACATCCCAACACTATCCTGCGGGGGAGGGCGGCCCGAGGGCAGACCCGGAACTCACGGGATTGCTCACTGGAGCCCTGGAGGGAAGGGGATACCATTACAAAAAGGGTGCGGTCTGGAGTACGGATGCGCCTTTTAGGGAAACGCCTTCCAAGGTGAAGGCTTATGGCGAGATGGGTGTTCTTGCGGTTGACATGGAGATGACGGCCCTGATGAGTGTGGCCCTGTTTCGCGGCGTGCAGCTTGGGGGCCTGCTCGTGGTGTCGGATGAACTCTTTGCTCTTAAGTGGCACAGGGGATTTCACGAGCCGCGGTTCAAGGGGTCTTTGAAACTCGCCCGCGGCATGCTCTTGGAACTTTTGGAACGGCCCTCTGGGCTTGAAAAATCATTTGAAGTCTCTTTGTGA
- the rpsP gene encoding 30S ribosomal protein S16 — MAVRIRLARMGAKKRPFYRLVAADSEAPRDGKFLEILGTYDPTKDPAQVSIHKEKVKDWLEKGAVVSGSAKAILKAQGVV; from the coding sequence ATGGCGGTTAGAATCAGACTGGCAAGAATGGGAGCCAAAAAGAGGCCGTTTTATCGCCTGGTTGCTGCCGATTCGGAAGCGCCTCGTGATGGCAAGTTCCTGGAAATACTGGGAACCTATGATCCGACCAAAGACCCGGCCCAAGTATCGATCCATAAGGAGAAAGTGAAGGATTGGCTTGAAAAGGGGGCCGTCGTTTCCGGATCGGCCAAGGCCATCCTGAAAGCACAGGGGGTGGTTTAG
- a CDS encoding acylphosphatase, with translation MENIRIRLVIEGRVQGVWFRDSTRRKAEALGVRGWVRNRPDGTVEVLAEGEAEKVRELVSWCHRGPSHARVTRVHETEEPWQGEFDTFDIVF, from the coding sequence ATGGAAAACATCAGGATTCGACTTGTGATCGAAGGCCGTGTACAGGGGGTGTGGTTTCGGGATTCCACCCGCAGAAAGGCTGAGGCCCTGGGGGTGCGGGGATGGGTCAGGAACAGACCGGATGGAACTGTGGAGGTCCTGGCCGAAGGAGAAGCGGAAAAGGTGAGGGAATTAGTCTCATGGTGCCATCGTGGGCCGTCCCATGCCCGGGTCACCCGGGTTCATGAAACGGAAGAGCCCTGGCAGGGGGAATTTGACACCTTTGATATTGTCTTTTGA